TCATATAATTGACTTACCAGTCTCCCACATAATAAATTTAAGTTTAACTAAAGGTATTTTTCCCACACAGTGGAAAACTGCAAAAATAATTCCTCTTATTAAAAACTACAAGGAACCATTATCAGGTAAAAATAGTAGACCAATAAGTTTATTACCTATGTTaagtaaaattatggaaaaggtggcATATGACAAAATCCAATTATATTTTTCAGTTAATGGGTTAAATACTATTTATCAGCATGCATATAAAAAGGTTATTCCACTTCAACTGCACTCACTCAAATAACAGATTATTGGCtacatgaaattgataataaaaaTCTCATAGGcactgtatttttagatttaagtGCAGCTTTTGATGTGTTGGATCACAATATTTTATTGAATAAATTGAGCTGCTATGGATTTGAGTCATCGCCTTTAAAAtggattaaaagttatttaaGTAATAGAGACTATAAAGTTTTTTTCAATGGTAGCTATTCTGAGATTGAGGTAATGAgttgtggagtgccccagggcaGTTGTCTGGGACCCCTGTTATTTTCTATATTCAccaatgatttttcatttgtactAAAACATGCAACTATGGCgatatatgcagatgacacaacattGTATGCATCTGCACCGACTGTAGAACAACTCAGTAACATCTTAAATGACGAGTTGGCAGTAGTGGCACAGTGGATTCAAAATCATAAGCTAGTAATTAATGCAGAGAAAACTAAATGTATGTTACTTGGATCACAatatatgttaaaaataaataaacaaaaattacattaaaaGTTAAAGGAAAGTAAAGTTGAACAGATAGAAGAGACAAAATTATTAGGTGTAATAGTAGACTTTAAATTATCATGGACTAGTCACATAAATTATATGTTGCAGAAAATGGGTCGCAGTATGGGTATGATCAGACACTGCAGAAAATGTATTCCACAGCATTTAACCAAACAGTTAGTTCAATCATTAGTGCTCTCCCAGATGGACTATGCTTCTGTGGTTTGGTCAAATACAACTGAAAataatttgcacaggttacaggtTGCCCAGAACAAAGCGGCACGAATTGTGTTGAGTTGTCCATATAGAACCAGTGTAACATCAATGCACAGTGAACTGGCCTGGCTAATGGTAAAATGCAGACTGAAATATTTTTTGTTAACATTTATTAGAAATGTTATTATAACCaatagtccagaaattatttttagtaaattgttatttttctCTGATGTTCATAATTATGTACCTCATCAAAGCCTGCTTTCATACAGTTAATGAAGACATAAAACTTACTTTATAtatgacagaattttttttagacaaatcaagggatggacacatgaataaTTTCAAATCACTGAATAGGTCTTTGATTTCATTTACAGCggtgcagagaaggattttcattaaaagaagaaaaacacacgGGAGATTCGAGACTAGATTttgtgttttcttgtatgaaaatccttctatgTTTCATTCCACCTTGACagacaaaacttgcactatgcagtcTCTCCAATGACATCCACTGAAGCATGTAACTCCTTCacagctgtctgggtggctgtcctcactagtctccttgcacGGTTTGAGAGCTCTCTACTCaaaacagatttaccacacagtaccacacttTATATTTCTTAGTGATTGAtttaagtccaaaacatattcagtgacttggaaatgtacatatatccatcccctgacttgtctaaacaaAACTGGTTGTATAAGTGATAATGCATACATACATTTAATGTATTTAATGTctgatttaaacttttttttaaccgcATGAAAGCATTATGGTTTGTTGTTTACATTTTGGTTAGgtgaagtctgggagcatgtgctgatgcatcacatcacaacatccaccacactatggtatGGCACTACATTAGGTCcacgatggcaaccacccaggcagacaaccagtccatccccacctctcaaaagtaatcatCTCTGCCGGATGAAGTGTGGGTGGCCCCTTAACGTTCTCCAGcctctgaggtcctcaacactaaagaacctgtgtgctggatcatgcccatagAACCATGTCACAACGCTCATGatattcctcatctgagtctccataaAGCTCCAGTCACACAGAAATAAGACTGTCGACTATTTGGGAGTGTCACTTGACTGTCTCCATCGCAGCCCCCTCAAGAATACGATCACCAGTGTTTTTGGCAAAATAAAGTCACAGTCATacacaaaacactgttttgtaATGGTTGCAAAGCCACTGTGGCACAACCATTGTTTGACTGATGGTAGCACCATTGTTGTTGGACAGTCATCCATATGTGGCATTCATTTATAACATTGTCTTTGTATTTCCAGAAAATCACATAGCTGGCAGGACTTTTGTGCATATTTTGTAAATCTTTTTTCCTCCAAAATCATGGCAGCACTCACATATGCACCTCTGTCGTGCTACTGTGATGGACATCTTTAAAACCAATCGCCGCATTTTAGAATCACAGACGTTGCTGCGCATATTTTGGACATGTTCAGGATATACTCTGTGACTGATTTTCAACCCGCAACACATCACTAGCAACTATTTTTTTCTACAACAGTGAAGAGTATGTGGCGCACACACCTGCGACATTTGGTCTTGAACCTGTGACAGGGTGGATGTAACCCTCGGTATGACTGGGCCCTAAGTAACCACTTATTTGACACTAAGTCACACCAGTGGTCCCCAATGATCCTCCAAAAAGACCTATTTGGCAATGCAGATTTCTTGTTGAAATTCAGCTGTGCCAATCATGCTCTATAAAACGGTTGGCAATTTAGAAGCCCACATAGAGCAGAAGACTTCCAGGTGATTGCGCTAATGTGTTAATTACACATCAATCGCCAGCATTAGTCTTACCTCTTGCTGGTTGTGGTTGTTGGTAGCGTTTCTTTTGATTCCTGTCCAGGTGGATCTGATAGGCCACCCCTATCACCACCAGGATCCCGACTACCACACAGAGAGCTGTGCTGAAAATCCACATGGCCTGTGAAACTCGAGTCACCACCACACTGTCCTGCACACCACCTTAACACCGACAACATAATGCATGGTTGATTATGAACCACACTTCTTAATGAGGCCTTGGCACACATGAACAGTAAGGAGGCACTCACTGCTTTTGGACATTAATGTTTGATTCATGGGCTGGTTCTTTATGATGCACGACACAGTGAAATCCTGGGAAATGTTAACTCTGAGCTGGCTTGTGATGTTGTAGAGGTGTGAGCCCGGCAGTGGTACTGTTGTGGTCCTCACCGAGCTGTTGGGGGGCTCCTCTACGTCATTGATGAGCCAGGAAACTACAGGTTCGGGATAGCCACCGCTGGAGTGGCATAAGAAAACCATTTCATCACCctgtgttttttcctctttttgcaGTAGTGGAAAGCTGAAACTAGCTGAAAACAGATGTTAAACAGTTACACAAGTTAATCCCTTTATGTTTGATGTTATGTTTGAgtgcatgggccaagcaggttttcagtaccacttaaggagaCTAAACACTTGCAATCTAGACTGTTTATACcagggcctacacaaaaatgtatggagGCCATCCCAGGGCGGTAGCTGtcaccaggtaggggtcaatgaaggattacacaggggtcaactttaaaaaaaaatggtaaagtTATATTGAGAAGTATACTACACTATTTCTCTGATCAttcaaaaaaggtataatttggactctctatgactgaatgttatgtggTAATACGAGCAACAAGTTATTGTTTGAGTTTATAGGATTAATTAATAGAATAGTTTtgcctgtgttgaatgcttggtgtccAATGTTGATGTAAATTGGATACTATGAAATCTGAAGTTactctgtaacgtgataactgagcatgacacatggtgcagacTAGTCCATTTTAAAACTCCAttagctcagccaataatttgcatcgcttttttactaaaattggaagaACTTCAAATTttaacccctatacaaactgaaattgactatttttgctgcttttaccccataacattcagtcataggcaGTTCAAACTAAACCGTTTTGGAAccctatgatcagacaagtagtgtagcattcagtatgattggagcatttttaaaagttgacccctgtgtaatccttcattgaccctacctggctacagctaccgccctgggatggccaccatacattttctgtaggccatggtacacacaGACTGCATTGTAAATGTTGTTTAGGCCATTTAGTAGGACACGTTCAGTCAAAATGAACTTCAGGCTCATGGACTGCTGTGTTTGTGACACTGACCTGCTGTCCTGAGGCACACTGTGCACATTGGAACACTGTGATTCTCCTGTGAAATAACAAATAGACTATAATACATTTTAGGCTGTTCAGGAACAACGGCAGGCAGCTCCAAAGAGAAGTTTCCTGTTTGTGGAGCATTAGcagagattttgctgctgttagtGCTCCATGTTTCCACAGTTCCATCTTCAGCCCACACTGATCTGAGCAACACTTCATTGTCTCTCCTCCACTCAACGGTAACATTGACAGAGGCCACTCCTTGTTCACGGTAGAAGCAGGGCAATGACACCGGCTGGCCCACGATCCCGAGGACACACTGTTCTTCTGTAAAAGTGGACCAGCACAGGAAAGTCAGCATGGATCATTGGAACCTAGTAAAGCAAGCTGAGAGTGGTCTTACCTACACAGGCGCTGAAACCAAGGAAGGTGAGCAGCAGTCCTGGGTGCCACAGTGCCAGCAGCATTGCCCACTGAGGGCACATCTgtgcccacaacacacacacaaagacacaaatcCAATTCTGTACTCTGGGAAACACAAAAGAGGTCAATCAGTCACACACATACCCACTCCGGCTTAGTTTTACCCGTTCTCTTTCAGTTCCTCATCCTACCAGTGGTACTCCTATGTCACTGTGAAGGTATTCACTCAGTCATGTTGCAGCTTGTTGTCGTGTCTGGTCTGTCCCGTCCTTAAACAAAACACACGTCCGTCTCACAATCAGACTTCAAACCAACAACATTCTCTGCCTCCATCAGCATAAGATGGCGTTGGGAGTAACCGTGTGGAAGTTGGTCTGACCAGTTTGGTGGCTTTTTAGCTAAatgatacatatacacacacacaaatacacccaCGTGTGATGTAAAGCACTCACACACAAAACACCTCTGCTGAATGACAGCAGTGCTAAGAAATTTCATTATTTTTGGTTGAAATCTTTaatgttgctgtttttacctcatttaAAAGCTGCTTATGAAATCATTCATCTCATGAAGACCTTAGTGTTTATTGTAAAGTAGAAAGAATCCACAAAAAGGTGGCATTTTTTACACCCAATATGTCAGCCAGTATTGAAATGACAGTTTTACATGTTTAATTATATTGCTGGGATAGAATTCTATTTTATTGTTAACTGCTTTATAACTATCGAATCTATGCTATAAAATTTTGTTACATGTAAAATAAACTGACATCAAATTGATGAAGAAAAAAGGATTCCTTTCAAGACTGAATTTAATATATCTGGGGTGCATAGGAATAAAAATTGTATgaaaataatcactgacacaaaACATTTCCTACTCtatattatacaaaaaaaaaaaatcaataaataaaacgaaataaacagttttgaaACTTTGTCGTGTACAAAACATTTCCTACTCAGTTTGTATTTGAGAAGAAAATGTAAAGTGAAATAAACAAGTTTATAAGATATACATAAAGACAGAAAGCCGTTTTCTGACAAACACTAatttttggtgaaaaaaaaaaaatcctactcgattatttattttaaattaagtCCGATAACGGAAGTGACGTAAACAGGAAAACGACATTCATCTGAAATCCCCGAGTTTGACTGTCaggaaagccttttttttttttttttttggttatttgtTGTCCTGTTCCAAATCCTCAAGGTACGATCAGGTATGCACAGTTTAATCTGGTGTCTTTTAAAATTGGCTTTAATATTAAGTAAGACGCGATAAATAATAGTTTACAAAAAGTAAGTATGACGGGGAAATGTCTGTAAGCTTAAACTCGGGGCAAAGCAAAAATCAACACTCGCAAAAGGCAAAAGGGCGATTTAAGTGACTGTTTTCCATAAGTTTCAAAAAGTGTTTCGCTAATGAAACCTGTATTAAAAGGCTCGGGTTGAGACTGGTTAACGGTCCACGGCGCTTTGATGACATGAGGACACTGAAGAGGTTTAACTGTGTGTTTGGCGTCCTGCAGCGCGCGTGGACTCCCAGAGGAGGAAGTTACAGGAGGTTGTGCACGCTGCAAGTCTGTCAGCCACTCCCGATCCGGATCAACGTGTCCCCACTGTGTGCACTCTCGGTGCGCAGGTCCAGCAGCTCGTCTGGGCCGTGGAACGGCTCCACCGGAGAGGATGAAGACTTCATGGAGGACAGCGAGGCGGAGGACCTATTCCAGAAGCAGGTCCCAACATCCACCCAGCAGGGTCCACACAGGGTCTTCATCGTCCACCCTGATGTCAAGTGGGGACCCAAGAAGCAGCACCTGACCACAGGTAACATCCCAGCGTACACCTGTGTGTGGTCTGAGAGACAGGTTTTGTGTGATTTcatttgagttgagttgagttataCACTTAAAACAAAGGCAGGTTATATTTCgccggatacggcaaacacgcacctagcgatatttgaccggatctcctcgctgattggctagtttaaatgacatcatcgtagagtttatttcaacatggcggcgccctggcaaagttgaactggatgATATTTCGCTGTAAGTGGCACtggcaaaatcaatcaatcaatcaacttttttcttgtatagcgccaaatcacaacaaacagttgccccaaggcgctccacattgcaaggcaaggccatacaataattatgaaacacagtctacgtctaaagcaacataaccaagggatggtccagggtcacccgatccagccctaactataagccttagcgaaaaggaaagttttaagcctaatcttaaaagtagagagggtatctgtctccctgatctgaattgggagctggttccacaggagaggagcctgaaagctgaaggctctgcctcccattctactcttacaaaccctaggaactacaagtaagcccgcagtctgagagcgaagcgctctaatggggtaatatggtactacgaggtccctaagataagatgggacctgattattcaaaaccttataagtaagaagaagaattttaaattctattctagcattaacaggaagccaatgaagggaggccaacacgggtgagatatgctctctcctgctagtccccgtcagtactctagctgcagcattctgaaccaactgaaggctttttagggaacttttaggacaacctgataataatgaattacaatagtccagcctagaggaaacaaatgcatgaattagtttttcagcatcactctgagacaagacctttctgattttagagatattgcgtaaatgcaaaaaggcagtcctacatatttgtttaatatgcgctttgaatgacatatcctgatcaaaaataactccaagatttctcacagtattactagagatcagggaaatgccatccagagtaacgatctggttagacaccatgcttctaagatttgtggggccaagtacaataacttcagttttatctgagtttaaaagcaggaaattagaggtcatccatgtctttatgtctgtaagacaatcctgcagtttagctaattggtgcgtatcctctggcttcatggatagataaagctgggtatcatctgcgtaacaatgaaaatttaagcaataccgtctaataatactgcccaagggaagcatgtataaagtgaataaaattggtcctagcacagaaccttgtggaactccataattaactttagtctgtgaagaagattccccatttacatgaacaaactgtaatctattagacaaatatgattcaaaccaccgcagcgcaatgcctttaatacctatgacatgctctaatctctgtaataaaattttatggtcaacagtatcaaaagcagcactgaggtccaacagaacaagcaaggTTGCGGCAGGTTGCGGCGTTTTGGccatctaaatttattcacgacggAACAGAACAGACGCGGTCGGGTGGGAACTTAAAGGCgatcggagtttaagatctccttttTTCACATTCATTATAGTAGttcgatattggtgattttcattattgaaaattggcatattttaccattcactattttcaggggttaactgatcgaaggttttgcagacacgccactgacagagaaaaaacaggataaacacacatgccgacgtggacttctgtattttcatttttattctgccttgaatttgcaggttttgtttatcatccccgccctacacagaaaattaccaagactgcaaaaattatttccaccgtgctcgaaattatttccaccacatGGCAACAAGCgccagtggaaataattttgggcacggtggaaataattttgggcacggctatgccacatttttgagctgcttttagcgtccgagAATCCCTCGAGCTATTTCCACCGCATGGCGAAAAGCAGCAGTGGAAGTTATTTcgggcacggtggaaataattttcaccacacggcggaaataattttgggcacggctatgccacatttttgagctgcttttagtgtccgagaatccctccggcagtaggtgattttctgttccgattcagacgattttatggcacccaaaacgacATTTAAAGATGGAAAAAATAACACCAACACTCGATGCCGAGGacaccgccatgttgaaataccctCTAGGATGACGTTATTTGAACTAGTCAATCAGCAAGGAGATCCATTCAAATATctctaggtgcgtgtttgccatATCCGGCAAAATATACACTTCGTAAAAGGCAAGTTGTTGAGGATCATTCCAAAGAAACCATCAAACTTATTTCCACTCTGGTCCTCAGCTGAGCTGATGCTGGCAGAGGCCGAGGGGCTGGTCAACACCCTGGACAGCTGGAGAGTCGTCGACAAGATGATCCTCTCCACCAAGACTCCGGACAAGAAGATGATATTTGGCAAAGGCAATTTTGAGATCCTCACAGGTCTGTGTCTTTTGGCTGTTACTCACTGAAAGTGCAGTGTGTCATTGAAATAAAGGCTTATTGCatgtcattattatttatttaagtgTTGCCCCACATACACTCACACCagctactttattaggtacaccttgctagtaccaggtttGGCCCCtttttccttcagatctgctttaattctttgtggcatagatccaacaaggtgttggaaacattccccagggccctttcacacatagtacgaatgtggccgaattgcacatgaagtaggaatcgtatgcaatacgtgtaaaatcggaactgcctctaacacctcgtacacctgttgctacaactattcccacacaccagcagctgaaagacagagtgtgccctgtgagagcccattcgatccctctcgcggcaggtgtccgccaaattccaggtgacacacatgaacatcttacactgctcgcttggcacttagaaaatgtgtggccattcacactgttagcacaaaaacagtcagcagacgatcactttcaagctggatgtgaaatttgtctaagtgccctcacgactgtgaagttgctaagtacacatgtggcgtgccagagtgtcggctccccccacaacacgtgtgcgtgtgtttcacacccgctcccccaacacatggcaTGCGTGTGGTTCGCTCCCCACCCCCGcaggcgaggc
The nucleotide sequence above comes from Thalassophryne amazonica chromosome 10, fThaAma1.1, whole genome shotgun sequence. Encoded proteins:
- the LOC117519272 gene encoding ICOS ligand-like, producing MCPQWAMLLALWHPGLLLTFLGFSACVEEQCVLGIVGQPVSLPCFYREQGVASVNVTVEWRRDNEVLLRSVWAEDGTVETWSTNSSKISANAPQTGNFSLELPAVVPEQPKMYYSLFVISQENHSVPMCTVCLRTAASFSFPLLQKEEKTQGDEMVFLCHSSGGYPEPVVSWLINDVEEPPNSSVRTTTVPLPGSHLYNITSQLRVNISQDFTVSCIIKNQPMNQTLMSKSSGVQDSVVVTRVSQAMWIFSTALCVVVGILVVIGVAYQIHLDRNQKKRYQQPQPARGYKRRRPYDEETTGMTLEAHECLTETDV